The Pseudomonas sp. IAC-BECa141 genome contains the following window.
GGGCGGCGATGCGCCAGCGATCTTCGCGGCCAACGGTCTGCCAGGCATCGGCGAAATCGCCTCGGGCCTGGGCCTGATAGCAGGGATCACGCTCTGGGGGTTTGGTCTCTGGTGGATGTTGATGGCGCTGCTGATCACCGTGCGTTACCTGCGTGATGGCATCCCGTTCAATCTCGGCTGGTGGGGCTTTACCTTCCCGTTGGGCGTGTATTCGCTGGCGACTCTGAAGCTGGGCAGCACCTTGCACCTGACGTTCTTCAGCGTGGCCGGTTGTGTACTGGTGACGTTGCTGGCGGCGATGTGGCTGATTGTAGGTAAACGCACGCTGCAAGGCGCATGGCGCGGCGAGCTGTTTGTTTCTCCGTGCATTGCAGGTTTGAAGAAATAACCTGAAAAGTTTAGGTAAGGTGTGGCCTGGATCGCGGATTGACATTCCAATAAGCGTATCCAGGCCACTCGTTACCCAACATCAGGGACACACGGAAGATGAGTCACCCCTCACAGTTCAACCTGCTGCGTACCCGGCGCTTCCTGCCGTTCTTCATCACCCAGTCGCTGGGCGCGTTCAACGACAACGTGTTCAAGCAGTCGTTGATCCTCGCCATTCTCTATCGGCTGACCATCGAAGGTGACCGCTCGATCTGGGTCAACCTGTGTGCGCTGCTGTTTATTCTGCCGTTCTTCCTGTTTTCGGCGCTGGCCGGGCAGTTCGGGGAAAAATTCGCCAAGGACGCGTTGATCCGTCTGATCAAACTGGCTGAAATCGTCATCATGGCCGTGGGATCTGTCGGCTTCCTGTTCGATCACCTGTCATTGATGCTGGTGGCGCTGTTTGCCATGGGCACGCACTCGGCACTGTTCGGGCCGGTGAAATATTCGATCCTGCCGCAGGCGTTGCGCGAGGACGAACTGGTCGGTGGCAACGGGCTGGTGGAGATGGGTACATTCCTGGCGATCCTGGCCGGGACCATCGGCGCCGGGGTGATGATGTCATCGGCCAATTACGCGCCAGTGGTGTCCGCCGCGATTGTCGGCATCGCCGTGTTGGGTTACCTGGCCAGTCGCAGCATTCCCCGCGCCGCGGCGGCCTCGCCGCAGATGCGCCTGAACTGGAACATCTTCAGTCAATCATGGGCAACCTTGAAACTGGGGCTGGGGCAGACACCAGCAGTTTCGCGCTCGATTGTCGGCAACTCGTGGTTCTGGTTTGTCGGGGCGATTTATCTGACGCAGATTCCGGCTTACGCCAAGGAATGGATGCACGGCGACGAAACCGTAGTCACCCTGATCCTGACTGTCTTCTCGGTCGGCATCGCACTGGGTTCGATGCTGTGCGAGAAGCTTTCAGGGCGTAAGGTCGAGATCGGCCTGGTGCCTTTTGGCTCGTTCGGCCTGACTGTTTTCGGTCTGTTGCTGTGGTGGCATTCCGGTGGAATTCCGGAAAGCG
Protein-coding sequences here:
- a CDS encoding MFS transporter, with amino-acid sequence MSHPSQFNLLRTRRFLPFFITQSLGAFNDNVFKQSLILAILYRLTIEGDRSIWVNLCALLFILPFFLFSALAGQFGEKFAKDALIRLIKLAEIVIMAVGSVGFLFDHLSLMLVALFAMGTHSALFGPVKYSILPQALREDELVGGNGLVEMGTFLAILAGTIGAGVMMSSANYAPVVSAAIVGIAVLGYLASRSIPRAAAASPQMRLNWNIFSQSWATLKLGLGQTPAVSRSIVGNSWFWFVGAIYLTQIPAYAKEWMHGDETVVTLILTVFSVGIALGSMLCEKLSGRKVEIGLVPFGSFGLTVFGLLLWWHSGGIPESAVGHSWIEVLSFGHAWAVLLDVLGLGIFGGFYIVPLYALIQSRTAENERARVIAANNILNALFMVISAIVTIVLLSVVKLSIPQLFLVVSLLNIGVNAYIFKIVPEFSMRFMIWLLSHSMYRVEHRNLEAIPDEGAALLVCNHVSFVDALLIGGAVRRPIRFVMYYKIYNLPVLNFIFRTAGTIPIAGRQEDIQIYEKAFTRIARYLKEGELVCIFPEGKLTADGEINEFKGGLTRILEETPVPVIPLALQGLWGSFFSRDPNKGVFRRLWSRVTLVAGKPVAVDAAQPAELQAMVGELRGTVR